GTTGCCGCATGGCGTGAAACAATCGGAGCGACCAATCCCGCCGAAGCAGCTGAAGGTACAATTCGGAAAGATTTCGCAACCTCATTGGGTGAAAATGCTGTTCACGGTGCGGACAGTGATGAAAATGCCATCATTGAGATCGGTTTCTTTTTTACAAATAGTGAATTAATTAGCAATCAGTAACGGTTGCATGTTTCCCTCTCCTTCCACCAAATTCCATGATAGGCTTTCGCGCCTCGATTGAAATGATGAACAGAAAAATATATTTAACACTTCTTTTGATACTGCTGAGTTTTTCCGGTTGTACAAAGGAACACCCCACCGGAATCGTTGGAGAGACAATAACATTATCGGCTGAAATACCTGAAGAAAGCCAGAATCTTGATTTTATCTGGGAGCTGTCCAGTGTACCCAATAATAGTAACGTAAATAACGCAGCTATAGAAAAAGGTGAAACAAGTGCATCTGTATTTTATATTCCTGACGTACCTGGCCTTTACAGCGTTGAAGTTTCTGTTTTTCATTTTAATGATGAAATTAGTACCCAATCATTTACTTACGATATTATCGATCCTGAAAATATTGAAGTAGCTAATGATGTTATTAACGAAGAAGAAACTGAAGATGCAGTTTCTGAATTAATGGCCGAAAACGATGAACCTAAATGGTATGAGTCGGAAACAATTGCAGAAGTAATTGAAGAAGCCGAACAAACCATTCCTGAAGTAAAGACAGAAGTTGTTGACGCTATTGAAGAAGAAAAAGTTGCTGCTGTAATAAAGTCAGCCCCAGTGAAAAAAGCTGTGCCACCTCCCCCACCTCCGACTCCAAAAAGGAAAAAAATTAAAAAAGGCAGGGGTGCCTCCATTCCTTTTGATAAAGAAAGATTTACAATACAAGTTGGATCTAAAAAAGTACTGGAAGATGCAAAAAAAGTTGCTGCCACTTTAATCGATGCCGGATTCGATGCTTACATCCAAAAAGCTGTTTTCAAGGAAACCAATGAAATTTGGTATCGCATCCGTGTTGGCAGTTATGATAAACGCGAAACAGCCGTTGCTGTAGCAAAATCCTTATCGAGTACCCGTTCGGAACAAGCCTGGGTAGACAATGTTCGATATGAATATTAAACTCCAAAACTAAAACTAGGAATAATTATGGAACCTATGAACCTACATTTTGACGTGCGAGATATATTTCGCGCACCGCGTCTTGCTCTTAGCGGTAAAAAGATTTGGATCTTTCTTGTCGCCAACGTAATTGGGTATGTTGCTTATTTCATTCTTAATTATATTGCCCTTGCCCTCTCTGGACAACCCTTTGGTGAAACATGGGCTTCCCAAGGATTATATCCTTGCCTCTATGGGAACGATGCGCCTTGGTATGCATGGGTACTATTTTGGGGTGGTGTAATTGATTGGCTAATCGCTATTCATTTGGCCTGCACCGCTGTTGCAAGGGTAACCTACAAACAGTTAAAAGGAGATGAATTTTATTCCTCAGGCGACGCCTGGAGATTTGTGAAAAAACACTGGCATCCTGTCGTATTTACATCTATTTCAATGGCGCTGATCCTTGTTTTCTTTATTGGTATGGCTGCCTTATTTGCGTTGTTTGGAAAGATTCCATTTGTTGGTGAATTTCTATTTGCACTCCCGTACCTCCTTTATTTTTTCGGAGCTGTTTTCACCGTTTATACTTCGGTGGTATTTTTGGTATCATTCATCTACACACCAGCAATTGTAGGAACAATTGAAGAAGATACTATGGGTGCAGTATTCAACAGCTACTCTGTTACCTGGAGCCAACCATGGCGCGTAATCGCTTACCACGGTGTTTTGCTCCCATTAGCGGCTATCTCTGTTGGCGTTTTTAAATTAGTCATGCTTTATGGTTTTAAATTAGTTAATTTAGTTTTTGGACATGAGATGCTTATGGGGCAAAAGTTGACCAATATTGTAGGATCTGCTGCCAATGCGATCTGGCCTCAGGATTTATTTAATTCAATTGTCGCCGCCTGTTCAACTTCTGGATCTTGCTGTGGCACATGTTTAATTGGCAGTAATGCATTAGACGATTTCTATACATGCTTTATTCCCGCAGCCCCAGGCAGTTTATCAGGCACTGAATGTATTGCCGCCGTTATAGTGGGTATATTTATATTCCTGATTACCATGTCCTTTTTCTCATATTTCCTATCAATCCTTTCTGTCGGTGAAACAATTATGTTCACAATTTTCCGAAAAAAATCGGATGATGATAATATTCTTGAACGGAAAGATGAAGAAGAATTAGAAGACGAGGAAGATGAAGATGAAGATGAAGCCTTTGATCTTGATGGTAAGGAATCCGATTCAACTTCAGATGATGAGCCATCGACAGAAGATTAATCCTGTTCATATTTATCAATAAAATGCAATCCTGAAATAGCCTTGATAAGCGGTAAAAATAAGAAGTAAATTTCTAGGCTAAAATGAAGCTATTTAGGTCGGATTTAGAAAAACATATTTCCAACCAGCTTTTTGAAATCTCAGCAGACTCTATGGATCTGAATGATCTTCAGATAGCAGGTGGAAAATTGACATGCACACTTTCGGTGGAACATGCCGCTGGTGGGTATCGTATACACGGACCTTTGAAGGGGAAAGTCCTAGAAAAGTGTGACCGTTGTCTTACAAAGTTTGAAGAAGAACTCGAATCATTATTAGATGTAATTCTAACAGGTAATGATGAATTGATTAACAATGATAATGTTGATGTCATTCACTTTGCAGATACCGATGAGTTTATTGATCTAAACCCCATTATCCATGACCTCGTTTTATTGGCAGAACCCTTTCAAAGGATTTGTAATGAGTCATGTATGGGATTATGCCTCAACTGTGGAATTAATCTGAATGAGTCAACATGTAGTTGTAATTCAACAGAAGATAATTCACGTTGGGACGCATTAAAAAATTTGAAAAATTAAAATAATTTTGGAGTAATCATGGCATTACCTAAAGGAAGACAATCAAAAGCACGCAGCAGAAAACGCCGCACACATTATAAAGCGGCGGCTGTAAATACAGGCAACTGCGCCCAATGCAGCCAGCCTAAAATGCCTCACCGGGCATGCCCAAATTGCGGTTACTACCGTGGACGTCCAGTCCTTTCTACTTCGGAGTAATTGCACCCAATTACAATGAAAATCGCATTGGATGCCATGGGGGGAGACTTGGCCCCTCAGGCTACAGTCCAGGGTGCCTTGAGTGCCCTCCGTCAGACAAATAATGAGATTCATATCGTTCTTGTCGGTGACGAGGAACAGATCAAAGCTGAATTGGGAAATTCTATTCCCGATAATATTTCCATCTTTCCCACCACTGAAATTGTTACCATGCATGACAATGGTTCTAAAGTCATTA
This genomic stretch from Candidatus Neomarinimicrobiota bacterium harbors:
- a CDS encoding SPOR domain-containing protein gives rise to the protein MIGFRASIEMMNRKIYLTLLLILLSFSGCTKEHPTGIVGETITLSAEIPEESQNLDFIWELSSVPNNSNVNNAAIEKGETSASVFYIPDVPGLYSVEVSVFHFNDEISTQSFTYDIIDPENIEVANDVINEEETEDAVSELMAENDEPKWYESETIAEVIEEAEQTIPEVKTEVVDAIEEEKVAAVIKSAPVKKAVPPPPPPTPKRKKIKKGRGASIPFDKERFTIQVGSKKVLEDAKKVAATLIDAGFDAYIQKAVFKETNEIWYRIRVGSYDKRETAVAVAKSLSSTRSEQAWVDNVRYEY
- the rpmF gene encoding 50S ribosomal protein L32 produces the protein MALPKGRQSKARSRKRRTHYKAAAVNTGNCAQCSQPKMPHRACPNCGYYRGRPVLSTSE
- a CDS encoding DUF177 domain-containing protein, translating into MKLFRSDLEKHISNQLFEISADSMDLNDLQIAGGKLTCTLSVEHAAGGYRIHGPLKGKVLEKCDRCLTKFEEELESLLDVILTGNDELINNDNVDVIHFADTDEFIDLNPIIHDLVLLAEPFQRICNESCMGLCLNCGINLNESTCSCNSTEDNSRWDALKNLKN